A single region of the Biomaibacter acetigenes genome encodes:
- a CDS encoding PDC sensor domain-containing protein gives MDRNEHRKAFEHLQADHPEFQILYSAAKGKLFYITRQVDIEDISFRPWYSEAIKGKCYISEPYIPVGTDDTCITLSVPILNENKETIGVLASDIKVRDI, from the coding sequence ATGGACAGGAATGAACACAGGAAGGCATTTGAGCATCTTCAGGCGGACCATCCTGAGTTTCAGATCCTTTATTCTGCTGCCAAAGGCAAGTTGTTTTATATAACCCGGCAGGTGGATATTGAGGATATTTCATTCAGGCCGTGGTATAGCGAAGCCATTAAAGGCAAATGTTATATTTCGGAGCCATATATACCGGTGGGGACCGATGATACCTGTATTACCCTTTCGGTTCCCATATTAAACGAGAACAAGGAAACGATAGGAGTTTTGGCTTCGGATATAAAAGTAAGAGACATTTAA
- a CDS encoding FmdB family zinc ribbon protein — MPTYEYRCEKCGDFEKEQSIKDAPLQKCPTCGSPVRRLISPNVGLVFKGSGFHITDYVHKDEKKHSTVENIGEKAGKAESSSTSADTKTEKKAG, encoded by the coding sequence ATGCCGACTTATGAATACAGATGCGAAAAATGCGGTGACTTTGAAAAAGAACAATCCATAAAAGATGCCCCCTTACAAAAATGTCCTACCTGCGGTAGCCCTGTAAGGAGGCTTATCAGCCCCAATGTGGGCCTGGTCTTCAAAGGCTCGGGATTCCATATCACGGATTATGTCCACAAAGATGAGAAAAAACATTCAACAGTGGAAAACATCGGTGAAAAAGCCGGAAAGGCCGAAAGTTCAAGCACTTCAGCCGATACGAAGACCGAAAAGAAAGCAGGATAA